Part of the Planctomycetota bacterium genome, AAATCCGAGTTCGCCGATCACAAGGCGGTGCCCTGCAAGGCCATGCACATCATCGCGGGCGTCCTGTTCCGCCAGAAGAAATACGACGAGGTGATTGACACCCTGGATACGATGATCTCTGCCCGGACCGGCGGCGGCTGGGACCCCAAGACGCAGAAGATTGACCTCGTCGGCGCTCGCGTGACGGACATCCTCAAGAACCTCGAGGAAGGGGAGAGCCCTGAACAGTACGATGCCAGAGCCCTCTCGGCGTCTTTCCTCCTGGAGACGGATGCGTATGCAGCCCTGGCCAAAGCGGCCGAGGATGCTAAGAAGCCCGGCAAGGACGTTCAGCGCCTTTACCGCATGGCCTACGAAATCGGCGTCGGCGTGTGGGACGCACGGATGCCGATGGAGCCCAAGTACGTCAAGCTCATCGAGTTCTGGCGCAGCAAGAGCGGGGCACCCCCGTCGCTGGCCGCTCTCAATATTCAGATCGCCGACGCGCTCCACAAGGCGGCGAAGGACAAGACCGAGTACCTCCGAGCCGCCCGCCTGTACACAGAGCAGGTCGCCCGCACGAAGCCCGAGCCTGAGCAACTGCGCAAAGTGTGGGAGAACATCGCCAGGTGCTACTATGCCGGAGGCGATCACTACAGCTCGTACATCGTCTTCACTGCCCTTTCGCGCTGGCTGCCCGAGCCGCAGCCGCAGGCCTACTCGTATGCCCAGTCGGCGGTCCAGGTCATGCGCAACGAGCAGGAAACCCGCGAGAAGGAGAAGGCCGGGCCCGCCGAACTGAACTTCCTGAAACAGGTGGTTCAGGCCGCCTACCTCAATGCGGAGCCGCTCAGCCCTCTGGGGCCCGGGGCAGCCACCATTGGCGAGGCCAGGGACCTCAGGAGGGAGAAGAAACTCGACGAGGCGCTGAAACTCCTTCGAGGCGTCCAGCCCGAATCCAAGGCATATCCGCACGCCCTTCACGAGATTGCGCTGACCTACCGCGAGATGTACCTTGCCCTTCCCAAGGAGGAGCAGAAGGGGGCTGCGGGGCAGAAGGCTCTGAAGAGCGCACTCGACGCATTCCAGGCGTGCCTTGACTATGCGAAGAAGAGGCTCCCCGAGCTCAAAGGGGACGATCAGGCCGAGGACCGCAAACGGGTGCTCGATGCGGCAGTGACCAGCCTGACCGTGTACTGCGACATGCTGATCGAGAATGATACAGGTCGGGCAGCGAAGGTCATCGAGATCACCACAGGGCTCAAGACCACCTACCCCGGCATCGAGGCGATGCCGAACTACGGCTTCCTCGTCTACAACCGCATGCGGGGAGCCTACAACCTGGCCACCGGTGCGGAAGGCGAGCAGGCCGCCCAGGGCCTGGCGATTCTCGAGGAAACCTGGAAAGAGATCAAGACATTCCCCGACTTCAAGTACCTGGCCAACGCCTGCAAGATGGGGGCGAACGCCCACAATAACCTGGCCAAGGGGCTGGAAGAGCGCGCGAAGAAAACCGCCGATGCCGCTGCCAAGGCCGAACTGGAGAAGCAGGCCGAAGCCGAGCGCAGCCGCGCCCTCGAGTTCTATCTCGATCTGCTCGACGCCGCGCCCAATCAGACCCTCAGCACCTACCGCTATGTGCTCTACCAGCTCGACAAGCGGCCGCGCGAACCCAAGAGCGCCGACTACCGCAAGATCATCGAGCTCGCCCCCAAGGCTCTGAGCATGTTCGGCAAGGACGAAGCCAGCGCCGCCGAGCTGGCCCAGGTGCGCATCCTCCTGGCCTCCGCCCACTGCCGCCTCAACAACTGGCGCGATGCGATCCCGATCCTGGAGGAGACCGATGCCCCGTTCGAGCAGGAATTCCAGAAGCGTCTGAAGGCCTACGAGGCCGCCAAAGCCCGCTACGATGCCGAGCCTGACCGGCATCCGCAGCCGAAGTACCCCTCCAGGCAGTTGCTTCAGATTCAGGTGCGCGAGTGGCTGGGCAGGGCCTATCTCGAAACCAACGCCAAGTCGAAGCTCAAGGATGCGCAGCTCTTCTACGCCGACCAGGTGCGCATGTACCCGAAGCCTGACCACGTGAAGCATTGGGAAGGGCTCTACTACCTGTGTGAGAGCACCCGCATGATGGGGGACTACGAGGAGGTGCAGAAGTACCTCTTCAAGGCCTCGCTCGTCATCGGCCAGAACCCTGTTACTACGGGCAAGGGCAGCCCTCAGGATTTCCAGACCCTCGCGGCGAAGCTGCGCAAGGAGATCGAGGCGCTGCCCGACGCGGCGCGCAGAAAAGCCCTGTTGCCCACGATGGACCTGATTGACAAGAACCTGAGCAAGTAGCGAGCAAGGGGGACGTCCGTTGGACCGCACGATTCCTGCAAGGCCACTGACCCGGTGGGCGGGAAGCCTGATCCTGCTACTCGCCTCGGCGCTGAGCGCGCTGGGCGGGGCAGCGGCGCCGCCCGGTGGCGACAAGATCTGGCAGAAGGGCAAGGATACCCCCATCCCCGGCGTCATCACCGGGGAGTCGGTCGAGGGGATCAAACTGGGCGCTACGATGTCCATCCCCATCATCTCCGTAGCCAACATAGACTACTTCGACGCCCCTGACGCATATCGGCGCGGCCACGACCGGATGGAACAGGGCCTCTACAGCGATGCGATCAAGCTCTTCGAGGCCGCCCTGCGGAATCCCACGAAGGCCCGTGAGTTCTGGCTCGAGCCTGCCTGCCGCTACTACATCGCCCTCTGCTACGTAGAAGACGGCACCGATCTCGCGACTGCGGAAGCCAAGTTCAAGGAACTGCTGGAGAAGCATCCCGACACGCGCTTCCTGCCCGACGCTCTACTGGGCCTGGGGCGCGTGCAGTTCAACGCCCGCCGCTTCGATGCGGCTATTGCGCAGTTCAAGAAGCTGGGCGACCTTGCTGCTGCCAAGAACGGCTGGGAGGAGTGGCTTTCTACCGCGTACCTGTGGCAGGCGCGGTCCTACCTGGAGTCGGACAGGTACGACGAGGCGCAGCGCGCCGTCAAGCGGGTGCTGGACGCGGTAGGCGACCCGAAGCACGACCTGGCCATCCAGGCGCGCACCATCCTGGCGATGGTGCTGCTGAAGGAGGACAAGCCCGACAGGGCCGTGGATCTCCTCAGGGAGCTCATCAAGACCATCGCCCCGCGCGTGGCCGAGGAGGTAGACAAGGGCGGAGCCGACGTCCGCATGCAACGCACCGAGGCCCAGTGCCATAATGCCTTGGGCCAAGCCTACCTGAAACTATACGGCAAGACCAAGAAGGAGGAAGACCTCCGCTCGGCTCTGCTGGCGTACCTGTGGACGGTGGTCCTCTACCCCCGGTCGCAGTTCGGTGGCGAGCATGCCGAGGCGTTGTACAACGCGGCCCAGTGTTTCGAGAAACTCAAGCAAAAGAACCGTGCGACCGAGCTCCTCAACGAGCTCACGCAGAAGTACCCGGATAGCCCGTTCACGCGCCTGCTGACTCCCGGCAAGGCAGCCATTCCGAGAAAGGAGACGGAGAAGTGAACATGAAGGGCTGGCTGGCGGTGGTGCTGATGACTGTGATGGTGGTGGCGGTGGGTCTGACCATCGGCTTCGCGCCGCTGCACGCCGAGGAGGCCCCGCCGGCGCCCGATGCCAAGGCGGGGGCGCCTGAAGCCGTGCCCGCCCCGCCGACGCCGGAGCCCGCGCCGGCTCCTGTGACGGACACCGAGAAAGCAACAGTGCGGCGCGAGTCGCTGATGGATCAGCTCAACAAGGGCGGTGTCATCGGCTGGATCATCATGGCCCTCTCGCCGGTCGCCTTGGCGCTCATCATCGAGCACGCGGTCACCCTGCGCCGCGAGAAAATGTGCCCGCCGGAGCTCGTGCAGGAGTTGAACGACTACTTCAACGAAGAGCAATACGAGGAGGCGCTGGAACTCTGCAACGTCGAGCGCAACTTCCTCACAAACGTGACGCGCGCCGGCTTGAGCCGGCTCGACGCGGGCTTCGAGGCCATGCAGCAGGCGATGACCTCGGCGGCGGAAGAGGAGTTCACGAACTACCAGCTTCGCATCTCGTGGCTCTCACTCATCGGCAATATCGCCCCGATGTTGGGGCTGCTGGGCACGGTGCAAGGCATGATCGGCGCCTTCGGCAAGATTGCCTATATGACCGTGGTCAAGCCGTCCGTGCTGGCCGGCAACATCAACGTCGCCCTGGTTACCACCTTCCAGGGCTTGACCGTGGCCATCCCGGTCATGTGCGCCTACCAATACATCGCCAACCGCATCGTGGCGAACGTGCTGGCCTCGGGCAGCACGGTGAGCGAGTTGATGGACCGCTTCCGTGGCAAGAAGTAGCCGCGGGGGCGGGAGACGCAAGACATAGCCGTCGCCCGCGCGACGGTGGCTCAAGTTGGAGAGCCCGCCGATGATTAGGGGCGCCAGCCGTCGAATCATGCTGACCAAGCTCAACATGACCCCCATGATTGACTGCGTGTTCCTGCTGAACCTGTTCTTCATGACGGTCACCGAGTTGACTCGGCAGGACGACATCGAAGCCATCCTGCTTCCTGACATCAAACAGGCCATCCCGGATGAGAACCCCGACCCTGAACGCCTCGTCATCAACGTCCTGAAGGATGGGACGATGATCATCGGCGGCAACGAGTGCAGTGACCAGCAGGTCGAGGACGCCCTTCTGGTCGAATCGCGACTCACGCGCAATGCGGAGGGGATCAGTGACCGCACTGTGCTCGTGAAGGCCGATGAGCGGACACCGTTCAAGCACATCCGCAGACTGATGACCATGTGCGTGAAGCGCAACATTCGAATCTGGCGCATCTCCTTCGGCGTCAAACCTCAGGAGATGACTGCCGGGGAGTAAGCTGTTCCGTGGCCGCACGCCCGCGCCACAGGATGACCAGGAGCGACCCCGATGGCCTTGATCTCGTCTGACACTAAGAAGAGGGTCACGCTCACTGAGATGAACATGACCCCCATGATTGACTGCGTGTTCCTTCTCCTCCTGTTCTTCATGGTGGGCATGAAGTTCAAGGAACTGGACCGCAAGCTCGACATGGACCTGCCGAAGACCGGCAAACCCAACCCCTCCGACCCCAATGTTCTGAACACGGAGCTGTGGGTGCGGATCATGGTCAAGCGGGGGACGGAGGCCAACCCGCAGCCGCAGTACTACGTGGACCAGAAGGCGATGCGCGATAAGGAGCACCTCCGGGCCACTCTGAGACAACACGCGGCAATTCCCGGAGCCAGGAAAGACCCTGTGATCCTGGACGTCAGCGAGGACGCCCATCACGGCTGGCTCATGATCGCTCTGGACTACCTGCACGAGATGAAGTTTCAGAGCATCAACTTCAGGCAGTGAGGCGCCTGCCGCGCCCTCCCTTGTGGTCTCTTCGCTGACCTCCCGCGGGCAACCGGCGCTGCGGGGGGTCAGATCGCATTTGTGGCTGATGTGAGCCCAGGCCGCCACCGGTTGCTTGCCGGCTACGGAGATGGAGAAGTCTCGATGCTGCACCGAACGGTCGCCCTTGCGTTCGTCTGCCTTCTCGCATCCTGCTCGGCGGCGGAGGATGCCCCGAAGGCCCCGGCCCCTCCGGCCAAGGGCGCGCCGCAGTTGCCCGACATTCGCCTGGACCTTAAGGCCGGGACAGTGGAGATTGACGGGACCTTCTGCGTTGGCGAATACCCGCTCGAGCTGCTCGTGTGCCAGAACACGATGAAGGACTACGAGTCGATGATCTCCTCGCCAGCGAAGCCCAGCCTGCTGCACACGGCCCTGTTGGCCCTCGGGCTGAAGCCTCGGGTGCGCGACCAGAAGGAGCCTGGCCGGGTGCTCCGCGAGGGCGACCCCGTGGACGTGCTGCTGCGGTTCACCCGCGACGGCAAAGAGGTTACCGTCGAGCCCCGCGAGCTCATCGTCAACGTAGAGACGAAGGAGCACATCGCGGCCACACCGTTCGTCTTCTTCGGGTCGTTCCTGTTCCCGGACCCCGAAGACGGTAAGAGGATGATCTACCTTGGAGATTCCGAGCAGTGGCTCATCGGGCTGCTGGGCGACACGGCGAGTGTGAT contains:
- a CDS encoding tetratricopeptide repeat protein — encoded protein: MDRTIPARPLTRWAGSLILLLASALSALGGAAAPPGGDKIWQKGKDTPIPGVITGESVEGIKLGATMSIPIISVANIDYFDAPDAYRRGHDRMEQGLYSDAIKLFEAALRNPTKAREFWLEPACRYYIALCYVEDGTDLATAEAKFKELLEKHPDTRFLPDALLGLGRVQFNARRFDAAIAQFKKLGDLAAAKNGWEEWLSTAYLWQARSYLESDRYDEAQRAVKRVLDAVGDPKHDLAIQARTILAMVLLKEDKPDRAVDLLRELIKTIAPRVAEEVDKGGADVRMQRTEAQCHNALGQAYLKLYGKTKKEEDLRSALLAYLWTVVLYPRSQFGGEHAEALYNAAQCFEKLKQKNRATELLNELTQKYPDSPFTRLLTPGKAAIPRKETEK
- a CDS encoding MotA/TolQ/ExbB proton channel family protein — encoded protein: MKGWLAVVLMTVMVVAVGLTIGFAPLHAEEAPPAPDAKAGAPEAVPAPPTPEPAPAPVTDTEKATVRRESLMDQLNKGGVIGWIIMALSPVALALIIEHAVTLRREKMCPPELVQELNDYFNEEQYEEALELCNVERNFLTNVTRAGLSRLDAGFEAMQQAMTSAAEEEFTNYQLRISWLSLIGNIAPMLGLLGTVQGMIGAFGKIAYMTVVKPSVLAGNINVALVTTFQGLTVAIPVMCAYQYIANRIVANVLASGSTVSELMDRFRGKK
- a CDS encoding biopolymer transporter ExbD, which gives rise to MIRGASRRIMLTKLNMTPMIDCVFLLNLFFMTVTELTRQDDIEAILLPDIKQAIPDENPDPERLVINVLKDGTMIIGGNECSDQQVEDALLVESRLTRNAEGISDRTVLVKADERTPFKHIRRLMTMCVKRNIRIWRISFGVKPQEMTAGE
- a CDS encoding biopolymer transporter ExbD; this encodes MALISSDTKKRVTLTEMNMTPMIDCVFLLLLFFMVGMKFKELDRKLDMDLPKTGKPNPSDPNVLNTELWVRIMVKRGTEANPQPQYYVDQKAMRDKEHLRATLRQHAAIPGARKDPVILDVSEDAHHGWLMIALDYLHEMKFQSINFRQ
- a CDS encoding YdjY domain-containing protein codes for the protein MLHRTVALAFVCLLASCSAAEDAPKAPAPPAKGAPQLPDIRLDLKAGTVEIDGTFCVGEYPLELLVCQNTMKDYESMISSPAKPSLLHTALLALGLKPRVRDQKEPGRVLREGDPVDVLLRFTRDGKEVTVEPRELIVNVETKEHIAATPFVFFGSFLFPDPEDGKRMIYLGDSEQWLIGLLGDTASVIDLPPEAAGKYGALGIDTKVAPPKGSKVTVVMRPSKDRKPAGAPKGK